The genomic region TTGATGCGGTCGACGTCCTCGATCAGCGGGATCACGTTCGTGATGTTCTCCCATGTCGTGCCGCTCCGGTCTTCGAGGAGCACTGTGCCGTCGAAGCCGAGCGCCGATGCCGCGTAGTCAGCCATCAACCGGGCCTCCGCGACGCCACCACTGGTCGGGCCACCGCTGAAGATCACGCGAGTGTCGAGCCCTCGGTCGGCGGCGATGGAGCGAATTCCGGCACGGACCCGCCAGCGGTTGATGAAGTTCGCCGTCGCCCCGGGGTTCCGGTAACCCAGCACGACCACGGCTTCGGTGGTGCCCGTGCCGTTCCCCACGAGGGCCCGGGACCAACGCCAGTTCACCCACTCGCCCCAGCCCACGGCTACCGCTCCGGCTACTGCCATCCCCGTGCCTCGTCGCATGCCACGAGCCTAGGGCACACCGGTCACCGGGCAGTGG from Streptomyces sp. QL37 harbors:
- a CDS encoding YdcF family protein, translating into MRRGTGMAVAGAVAVGWGEWVNWRWSRALVGNGTGTTEAVVVLGYRNPGATANFINRWRVRAGIRSIAADRGLDTRVIFSGGPTSGGVAEARLMADYAASALGFDGTVLLEDRSGTTWENITNVIPLIEDVDRIKIVSQPAHALKARAYLRRQRPDLAARLVRADDYRPGEWVIGKLPLALYGLWKLRGFRADERELAPWTAQAASAGP